The Manis javanica isolate MJ-LG chromosome 4, MJ_LKY, whole genome shotgun sequence genome contains a region encoding:
- the ADAM11 gene encoding disintegrin and metalloproteinase domain-containing protein 11 isoform X6: protein MRRLRRWAFAALLLQLLPQPGLGTRGPAEALHWRVSPQFGGPRAPEVTEPSRLVVESSGGEVRKQQLDTRVRQEPPGGPPVHLAQVSFIIPAFNSNFILDLELNHHLLSSQYVERHFSREGTTQLSTGAGDHCYYQGRLRGSPHSFAAISTCQGLHGVFSDGNFTYIMEPREMARPREAPQGPLPHLIYRTPLLPVPFECREPGCLFATAARSAPLSRLRLRRKRQVRRGHPTVHSETKYVELIVINDHQLFEQMRQSVVLTSNFAKSVVNLADVMYKEQLNTRIVLVAMETWADGDKIQVQDDLLETLARLMVYRREGLPEPSDATHLFSGRTFQSTSSGAAYVGGICSLSRGGGVNEYDNMGAMAVTLAQTLGQNLGMMWNKHRSSAGDCKCPDNWLGCIMEDTGFYLPRKFSRCSIDEYNHFLQEGGGSCLFNKPLKLLDPPECGNGFVEAGEECDCGSAQECGRAGGNCCKKCTLTHDAMCSDGLCCRRCKYEPRGVSCREAVNECDIAETCTGDSSQCPPNLHKLDGYYCDHEQGRCYGGRCKTRDRQCQALWGHVAADRFCYEKLNVEGTERGNCGRKGSGWVQCNKQDVLCGFLLCVNISGAPQLGDLGGDISSVTFYHQGKELDCRSAATKGSASVSRTGQAKTAVSTTPCPRLHPRGRRRDIRVPVAPTSSSAPSQGLSWLQPSSWVAQAGDLRV, encoded by the exons ATGAGGCGGCTGCGGCGCTGGGCGTTCGCGGCGCTCCTGCTGCAGCTGCTCCCCCAGCCCG GTCTTGGGACCCGGGGTCCTGCCGAAGCTCTGCACTGGCGAGTTTCACCCCAGTTTGGGGGCCCGCGAGCCCCTGAAGTCACAGAGCCCAGCCGTCTGGTGGTGGAGAGCTCCGGGGGAGAGGTCCGAAAGCAGCAGTTGGACACCAGGGTCCGCCAGGAGCCCCCTGGGGGTCCG CCTGTCCACCTGGCCCAGGTGAGTTTCATCATCCCAGCCTTCAACTCAAACTTCATTCTGGACCTGGAGCTGAACCA TCACCTGCTCTCCTCACAATATGTGGAGCGCCATTTCAGTCGGGAGGGGACGACCCAGCTCAGCACG GGGGCTGGAGACCACTGCTACTACCAGGGGAGGCTCCGGGGGAGCCCTCACTCCTTCGCCGCCATCTCCACCTGCCAGGGGCTGCA TGGGGTCTTCTCTGACGGGAACTTCACCTACATCATGGAACCCCGAGAGATGGCCAGGCCTCGGGAAGCCCCCCAG GGACCCCTTCCCCACCTCATTTATCGgacccctctcctcccagtcCCCTTCGAATGCAGGGAACCAG GCTGCCTGTTTGCTACCGCTGCCCGTTCTGCTCCTCTGAGCCGCCTGAGgctgagaaggaaaaggcag GTCCGCCGGGGCCACCCTACAGTGCACAGTGAGACGAAGTACGTGGAGCTGATCGTGATCAATGACCACCAGCTG TTTGAGCAGATGCGACAGTCGGTAGTCCTCACCAGCAACTTTGCCAAATCTGTGGTGAACTTGGCAGATGTG ATGTACAAGGAGCAGCTCAATACTCGTATAGTGCTGGTTGCCATGGAAACGTGGGCAGATGGGGATAAGATCCAGGTGCAGGATGACCTCCTGGAGACCCTGGCCCGGCTCATGGTCTACCGGCGAGAGGGTCTTCCTGAACCCAGTGATGCCACCCACCTCTTCTC GGGCAGGACTTTCCAGAGCACCAGTAGCGGGGCTGCCTACGTGGGGGGCATCTGCTCCCTGTCCAGGGGTGGGGGTGTGAATGAG TATGACAACATGGGGGCCATGGCGGTGACCCTGGCCCAGACACTGGGACAGAACCTGGGCATGATGTGGAATAAACACCGGAGCTCGGCAG GGGACTGCAAGTGTCCGGACAACTGGCTGGGCTGTATCATGGAGGACACTGG GTTCTACCTGCCCCGCAAGTTCTCACGCTGCAGCATCGACGAGTACAACCATTTTCTGCAGGAGGGTGGCGGGAGCTGCCTCTTCAACAAGCCCCTCAAG CTCCTGGACCCGCCCGAGTGCGGGAACGGCTTcgtggaggcaggggaggagtGCGACTGCGGCTCGGCGCAG GAGTGCGGTCGCGCGGGCGGAAACTGTTGCAAGAAATGCACCCTGACTCACGACGCCATGTGCAGCGACGGGCTCTGCTGTCGCCGCTGCAAG tACGAGCCGCGCGGCGTGTCCTGCAGAGAGGCCGTGAACGAGTGCGACATCGCGGAGACCTGCACCGGAGACTCGAGCCAG TGTCCCCCTAACCTGCACAAGCTGGATGGTTACTACTGTGATCATGAACAG GGCCGGTGCTATGGGGGTCGCTGCAAAACCCGGGACCGCCAGTGCCAAGCCCTTTGGGGCCATG TGGCTGCTGATCGATTCTGCTATGAGAAGCTGAATGTGGAAGGAACAGAGCGTGGGAACTGTGGGCGCAAGGGGTCAGGCTGGGTCCAGTGCAATAAACA GGATGTGCTCTGTGGCTTCCTCCTCTGTGTCAACATCTCTGGAGCTCCTCAGCTGGGGGACCTAGGGGGAGACATCAGCAGTGTCACCTTCTACCACCAGGGCAAGGAGCTGGACTGCAG GTCTGCAGCAACGAAGGGAAGTGCATCTGTCAGCCGGACTGGACAGGCAAAGACTGCAGTATCCACAACCCCCTGCCCACGTCTCCACCCACGGGGGAGACGGAGAGATATAAGG GTCCCAGTGGCACCAACATCATCATCGGCTCCATCGCAGGGGCTGTCCTGGTTGCAGCCATCGTCCTGGGTGGCACAGGCTGGGGATTTAA GGGTCTAG
- the ADAM11 gene encoding disintegrin and metalloproteinase domain-containing protein 11 isoform X4, with the protein MRRLRRWAFAALLLQLLPQPGLGTRGPAEALHWRVSPQFGGPRAPEVTEPSRLVVESSGGEVRKQQLDTRVRQEPPGGPPVHLAQVSFIIPAFNSNFILDLELNHHLLSSQYVERHFSREGTTQLSTGAGDHCYYQGRLRGSPHSFAAISTCQGLHGVFSDGNFTYIMEPREMARPREAPQGPLPHLIYRTPLLPVPFECREPGCLFATAARSAPLSRLRLRRKRQVRRGHPTVHSETKYVELIVINDHQLFEQMRQSVVLTSNFAKSVVNLADVMYKEQLNTRIVLVAMETWADGDKIQVQDDLLETLARLMVYRREGLPEPSDATHLFSGRTFQSTSSGAAYVGGICSLSRGGGVNEYDNMGAMAVTLAQTLGQNLGMMWNKHRSSAGDCKCPDNWLGCIMEDTGFYLPRKFSRCSIDEYNHFLQEGGGSCLFNKPLKLLDPPECGNGFVEAGEECDCGSAQECGRAGGNCCKKCTLTHDAMCSDGLCCRRCKYEPRGVSCREAVNECDIAETCTGDSSQCPPNLHKLDGYYCDHEQGRCYGGRCKTRDRQCQALWGHVAADRFCYEKLNVEGTERGNCGRKGSGWVQCNKQDVLCGFLLCVNISGAPQLGDLGGDISSVTFYHQGKELDCRGGHVQLADGSDLSYVEDGTACGPNMLCLDHRCLPASAFNFSTCPGSGERRICSHHGVCSNEGKCICQPDWTGKDCSIHNPLPTSPPTGETERYKGPSGTNIIIGSIAGAVLVAAIVLGGTGWGFKNIRRGRYDPTQQGAV; encoded by the exons ATGAGGCGGCTGCGGCGCTGGGCGTTCGCGGCGCTCCTGCTGCAGCTGCTCCCCCAGCCCG GTCTTGGGACCCGGGGTCCTGCCGAAGCTCTGCACTGGCGAGTTTCACCCCAGTTTGGGGGCCCGCGAGCCCCTGAAGTCACAGAGCCCAGCCGTCTGGTGGTGGAGAGCTCCGGGGGAGAGGTCCGAAAGCAGCAGTTGGACACCAGGGTCCGCCAGGAGCCCCCTGGGGGTCCG CCTGTCCACCTGGCCCAGGTGAGTTTCATCATCCCAGCCTTCAACTCAAACTTCATTCTGGACCTGGAGCTGAACCA TCACCTGCTCTCCTCACAATATGTGGAGCGCCATTTCAGTCGGGAGGGGACGACCCAGCTCAGCACG GGGGCTGGAGACCACTGCTACTACCAGGGGAGGCTCCGGGGGAGCCCTCACTCCTTCGCCGCCATCTCCACCTGCCAGGGGCTGCA TGGGGTCTTCTCTGACGGGAACTTCACCTACATCATGGAACCCCGAGAGATGGCCAGGCCTCGGGAAGCCCCCCAG GGACCCCTTCCCCACCTCATTTATCGgacccctctcctcccagtcCCCTTCGAATGCAGGGAACCAG GCTGCCTGTTTGCTACCGCTGCCCGTTCTGCTCCTCTGAGCCGCCTGAGgctgagaaggaaaaggcag GTCCGCCGGGGCCACCCTACAGTGCACAGTGAGACGAAGTACGTGGAGCTGATCGTGATCAATGACCACCAGCTG TTTGAGCAGATGCGACAGTCGGTAGTCCTCACCAGCAACTTTGCCAAATCTGTGGTGAACTTGGCAGATGTG ATGTACAAGGAGCAGCTCAATACTCGTATAGTGCTGGTTGCCATGGAAACGTGGGCAGATGGGGATAAGATCCAGGTGCAGGATGACCTCCTGGAGACCCTGGCCCGGCTCATGGTCTACCGGCGAGAGGGTCTTCCTGAACCCAGTGATGCCACCCACCTCTTCTC GGGCAGGACTTTCCAGAGCACCAGTAGCGGGGCTGCCTACGTGGGGGGCATCTGCTCCCTGTCCAGGGGTGGGGGTGTGAATGAG TATGACAACATGGGGGCCATGGCGGTGACCCTGGCCCAGACACTGGGACAGAACCTGGGCATGATGTGGAATAAACACCGGAGCTCGGCAG GGGACTGCAAGTGTCCGGACAACTGGCTGGGCTGTATCATGGAGGACACTGG GTTCTACCTGCCCCGCAAGTTCTCACGCTGCAGCATCGACGAGTACAACCATTTTCTGCAGGAGGGTGGCGGGAGCTGCCTCTTCAACAAGCCCCTCAAG CTCCTGGACCCGCCCGAGTGCGGGAACGGCTTcgtggaggcaggggaggagtGCGACTGCGGCTCGGCGCAG GAGTGCGGTCGCGCGGGCGGAAACTGTTGCAAGAAATGCACCCTGACTCACGACGCCATGTGCAGCGACGGGCTCTGCTGTCGCCGCTGCAAG tACGAGCCGCGCGGCGTGTCCTGCAGAGAGGCCGTGAACGAGTGCGACATCGCGGAGACCTGCACCGGAGACTCGAGCCAG TGTCCCCCTAACCTGCACAAGCTGGATGGTTACTACTGTGATCATGAACAG GGCCGGTGCTATGGGGGTCGCTGCAAAACCCGGGACCGCCAGTGCCAAGCCCTTTGGGGCCATG TGGCTGCTGATCGATTCTGCTATGAGAAGCTGAATGTGGAAGGAACAGAGCGTGGGAACTGTGGGCGCAAGGGGTCAGGCTGGGTCCAGTGCAATAAACA GGATGTGCTCTGTGGCTTCCTCCTCTGTGTCAACATCTCTGGAGCTCCTCAGCTGGGGGACCTAGGGGGAGACATCAGCAGTGTCACCTTCTACCACCAGGGCAAGGAGCTGGACTGCAG GGGTGGCCATGTGCAGCTGGCTGATGGCTCAGACCTGAGCTATGTGGAGGATGGGACAGCCTGTGGGCCCAACATGCTGTGCCTGGATCACCGCTGCCTGCCAGCCTCTGCCTTCAACTTCAGCACCTGCCCTGGCAGTGGGGAGCGTCGGATCTGCTCCCACCACGGG GTCTGCAGCAACGAAGGGAAGTGCATCTGTCAGCCGGACTGGACAGGCAAAGACTGCAGTATCCACAACCCCCTGCCCACGTCTCCACCCACGGGGGAGACGGAGAGATATAAGG GTCCCAGTGGCACCAACATCATCATCGGCTCCATCGCAGGGGCTGTCCTGGTTGCAGCCATCGTCCTGGGTGGCACAGGCTGGGGATTTAA AAACATCCGCCGGGGAAGGTACGACCCGACCCAGCAGGGGGCAGTGTGA
- the ADAM11 gene encoding disintegrin and metalloproteinase domain-containing protein 11 isoform X7, producing MRRLRRWAFAALLLQLLPQPGLGTRGPAEALHWRVSPQFGGPRAPEVTEPSRLVVESSGGEVRKQQLDTRVRQEPPGGPPVHLAQVSFIIPAFNSNFILDLELNHHLLSSQYVERHFSREGTTQLSTGAGDHCYYQGRLRGSPHSFAAISTCQGLHGVFSDGNFTYIMEPREMARPREAPQGPLPHLIYRTPLLPVPFECREPGCLFATAARSAPLSRLRLRRKRQVRRGHPTVHSETKYVELIVINDHQLFEQMRQSVVLTSNFAKSVVNLADVMYKEQLNTRIVLVAMETWADGDKIQVQDDLLETLARLMVYRREGLPEPSDATHLFSGRTFQSTSSGAAYVGGICSLSRGGGVNEYDNMGAMAVTLAQTLGQNLGMMWNKHRSSAGDCKCPDNWLGCIMEDTGFYLPRKFSRCSIDEYNHFLQEGGGSCLFNKPLKLLDPPECGNGFVEAGEECDCGSAQECGRAGGNCCKKCTLTHDAMCSDGLCCRRCKYEPRGVSCREAVNECDIAETCTGDSSQCPPNLHKLDGYYCDHEQGRCYGGRCKTRDRQCQALWGHVAADRFCYEKLNVEGTERGNCGRKGSGWVQCNKQDVLCGFLLCVNISGAPQLGDLGGDISSVTFYHQGKELDCRNIRRGRYDPTQQGAV from the exons ATGAGGCGGCTGCGGCGCTGGGCGTTCGCGGCGCTCCTGCTGCAGCTGCTCCCCCAGCCCG GTCTTGGGACCCGGGGTCCTGCCGAAGCTCTGCACTGGCGAGTTTCACCCCAGTTTGGGGGCCCGCGAGCCCCTGAAGTCACAGAGCCCAGCCGTCTGGTGGTGGAGAGCTCCGGGGGAGAGGTCCGAAAGCAGCAGTTGGACACCAGGGTCCGCCAGGAGCCCCCTGGGGGTCCG CCTGTCCACCTGGCCCAGGTGAGTTTCATCATCCCAGCCTTCAACTCAAACTTCATTCTGGACCTGGAGCTGAACCA TCACCTGCTCTCCTCACAATATGTGGAGCGCCATTTCAGTCGGGAGGGGACGACCCAGCTCAGCACG GGGGCTGGAGACCACTGCTACTACCAGGGGAGGCTCCGGGGGAGCCCTCACTCCTTCGCCGCCATCTCCACCTGCCAGGGGCTGCA TGGGGTCTTCTCTGACGGGAACTTCACCTACATCATGGAACCCCGAGAGATGGCCAGGCCTCGGGAAGCCCCCCAG GGACCCCTTCCCCACCTCATTTATCGgacccctctcctcccagtcCCCTTCGAATGCAGGGAACCAG GCTGCCTGTTTGCTACCGCTGCCCGTTCTGCTCCTCTGAGCCGCCTGAGgctgagaaggaaaaggcag GTCCGCCGGGGCCACCCTACAGTGCACAGTGAGACGAAGTACGTGGAGCTGATCGTGATCAATGACCACCAGCTG TTTGAGCAGATGCGACAGTCGGTAGTCCTCACCAGCAACTTTGCCAAATCTGTGGTGAACTTGGCAGATGTG ATGTACAAGGAGCAGCTCAATACTCGTATAGTGCTGGTTGCCATGGAAACGTGGGCAGATGGGGATAAGATCCAGGTGCAGGATGACCTCCTGGAGACCCTGGCCCGGCTCATGGTCTACCGGCGAGAGGGTCTTCCTGAACCCAGTGATGCCACCCACCTCTTCTC GGGCAGGACTTTCCAGAGCACCAGTAGCGGGGCTGCCTACGTGGGGGGCATCTGCTCCCTGTCCAGGGGTGGGGGTGTGAATGAG TATGACAACATGGGGGCCATGGCGGTGACCCTGGCCCAGACACTGGGACAGAACCTGGGCATGATGTGGAATAAACACCGGAGCTCGGCAG GGGACTGCAAGTGTCCGGACAACTGGCTGGGCTGTATCATGGAGGACACTGG GTTCTACCTGCCCCGCAAGTTCTCACGCTGCAGCATCGACGAGTACAACCATTTTCTGCAGGAGGGTGGCGGGAGCTGCCTCTTCAACAAGCCCCTCAAG CTCCTGGACCCGCCCGAGTGCGGGAACGGCTTcgtggaggcaggggaggagtGCGACTGCGGCTCGGCGCAG GAGTGCGGTCGCGCGGGCGGAAACTGTTGCAAGAAATGCACCCTGACTCACGACGCCATGTGCAGCGACGGGCTCTGCTGTCGCCGCTGCAAG tACGAGCCGCGCGGCGTGTCCTGCAGAGAGGCCGTGAACGAGTGCGACATCGCGGAGACCTGCACCGGAGACTCGAGCCAG TGTCCCCCTAACCTGCACAAGCTGGATGGTTACTACTGTGATCATGAACAG GGCCGGTGCTATGGGGGTCGCTGCAAAACCCGGGACCGCCAGTGCCAAGCCCTTTGGGGCCATG TGGCTGCTGATCGATTCTGCTATGAGAAGCTGAATGTGGAAGGAACAGAGCGTGGGAACTGTGGGCGCAAGGGGTCAGGCTGGGTCCAGTGCAATAAACA GGATGTGCTCTGTGGCTTCCTCCTCTGTGTCAACATCTCTGGAGCTCCTCAGCTGGGGGACCTAGGGGGAGACATCAGCAGTGTCACCTTCTACCACCAGGGCAAGGAGCTGGACTGCAG AAACATCCGCCGGGGAAGGTACGACCCGACCCAGCAGGGGGCAGTGTGA
- the ADAM11 gene encoding disintegrin and metalloproteinase domain-containing protein 11 isoform X5, with protein MRRLRRWAFAALLLQLLPQPGLGTRGPAEALHWRVSPQFGGPRAPEVTEPSRLVVESSGGEVRKQQLDTRVRQEPPGGPPVHLAQVSFIIPAFNSNFILDLELNHHLLSSQYVERHFSREGTTQLSTGAGDHCYYQGRLRGSPHSFAAISTCQGLHGVFSDGNFTYIMEPREMARPREAPQGPLPHLIYRTPLLPVPFECREPGCLFATAARSAPLSRLRLRRKRQVRRGHPTVHSETKYVELIVINDHQLFEQMRQSVVLTSNFAKSVVNLADVMYKEQLNTRIVLVAMETWADGDKIQVQDDLLETLARLMVYRREGLPEPSDATHLFSGRTFQSTSSGAAYVGGICSLSRGGGVNEYDNMGAMAVTLAQTLGQNLGMMWNKHRSSAGDCKCPDNWLGCIMEDTGFYLPRKFSRCSIDEYNHFLQEGGGSCLFNKPLKLLDPPECGNGFVEAGEECDCGSAQECGRAGGNCCKKCTLTHDAMCSDGLCCRRCKYEPRGVSCREAVNECDIAETCTGDSSQCPPNLHKLDGYYCDHEQGRCYGGRCKTRDRQCQALWGHVAADRFCYEKLNVEGTERGNCGRKGSGWVQCNKQDVLCGFLLCVNISGAPQLGDLGGDISSVTFYHQGKELDCRGGHVQLADGSDLSYVEDGTACGPNMLCLDHRCLPASAFNFSTCPGSGERRICSHHGVCSNEGKCICQPDWTGKDCSIHNPLPTSPPTGETERYKGPSGTNIIIGSIAGAVLVAAIVLGGTGWGFKNIRRGRSGGA; from the exons ATGAGGCGGCTGCGGCGCTGGGCGTTCGCGGCGCTCCTGCTGCAGCTGCTCCCCCAGCCCG GTCTTGGGACCCGGGGTCCTGCCGAAGCTCTGCACTGGCGAGTTTCACCCCAGTTTGGGGGCCCGCGAGCCCCTGAAGTCACAGAGCCCAGCCGTCTGGTGGTGGAGAGCTCCGGGGGAGAGGTCCGAAAGCAGCAGTTGGACACCAGGGTCCGCCAGGAGCCCCCTGGGGGTCCG CCTGTCCACCTGGCCCAGGTGAGTTTCATCATCCCAGCCTTCAACTCAAACTTCATTCTGGACCTGGAGCTGAACCA TCACCTGCTCTCCTCACAATATGTGGAGCGCCATTTCAGTCGGGAGGGGACGACCCAGCTCAGCACG GGGGCTGGAGACCACTGCTACTACCAGGGGAGGCTCCGGGGGAGCCCTCACTCCTTCGCCGCCATCTCCACCTGCCAGGGGCTGCA TGGGGTCTTCTCTGACGGGAACTTCACCTACATCATGGAACCCCGAGAGATGGCCAGGCCTCGGGAAGCCCCCCAG GGACCCCTTCCCCACCTCATTTATCGgacccctctcctcccagtcCCCTTCGAATGCAGGGAACCAG GCTGCCTGTTTGCTACCGCTGCCCGTTCTGCTCCTCTGAGCCGCCTGAGgctgagaaggaaaaggcag GTCCGCCGGGGCCACCCTACAGTGCACAGTGAGACGAAGTACGTGGAGCTGATCGTGATCAATGACCACCAGCTG TTTGAGCAGATGCGACAGTCGGTAGTCCTCACCAGCAACTTTGCCAAATCTGTGGTGAACTTGGCAGATGTG ATGTACAAGGAGCAGCTCAATACTCGTATAGTGCTGGTTGCCATGGAAACGTGGGCAGATGGGGATAAGATCCAGGTGCAGGATGACCTCCTGGAGACCCTGGCCCGGCTCATGGTCTACCGGCGAGAGGGTCTTCCTGAACCCAGTGATGCCACCCACCTCTTCTC GGGCAGGACTTTCCAGAGCACCAGTAGCGGGGCTGCCTACGTGGGGGGCATCTGCTCCCTGTCCAGGGGTGGGGGTGTGAATGAG TATGACAACATGGGGGCCATGGCGGTGACCCTGGCCCAGACACTGGGACAGAACCTGGGCATGATGTGGAATAAACACCGGAGCTCGGCAG GGGACTGCAAGTGTCCGGACAACTGGCTGGGCTGTATCATGGAGGACACTGG GTTCTACCTGCCCCGCAAGTTCTCACGCTGCAGCATCGACGAGTACAACCATTTTCTGCAGGAGGGTGGCGGGAGCTGCCTCTTCAACAAGCCCCTCAAG CTCCTGGACCCGCCCGAGTGCGGGAACGGCTTcgtggaggcaggggaggagtGCGACTGCGGCTCGGCGCAG GAGTGCGGTCGCGCGGGCGGAAACTGTTGCAAGAAATGCACCCTGACTCACGACGCCATGTGCAGCGACGGGCTCTGCTGTCGCCGCTGCAAG tACGAGCCGCGCGGCGTGTCCTGCAGAGAGGCCGTGAACGAGTGCGACATCGCGGAGACCTGCACCGGAGACTCGAGCCAG TGTCCCCCTAACCTGCACAAGCTGGATGGTTACTACTGTGATCATGAACAG GGCCGGTGCTATGGGGGTCGCTGCAAAACCCGGGACCGCCAGTGCCAAGCCCTTTGGGGCCATG TGGCTGCTGATCGATTCTGCTATGAGAAGCTGAATGTGGAAGGAACAGAGCGTGGGAACTGTGGGCGCAAGGGGTCAGGCTGGGTCCAGTGCAATAAACA GGATGTGCTCTGTGGCTTCCTCCTCTGTGTCAACATCTCTGGAGCTCCTCAGCTGGGGGACCTAGGGGGAGACATCAGCAGTGTCACCTTCTACCACCAGGGCAAGGAGCTGGACTGCAG GGGTGGCCATGTGCAGCTGGCTGATGGCTCAGACCTGAGCTATGTGGAGGATGGGACAGCCTGTGGGCCCAACATGCTGTGCCTGGATCACCGCTGCCTGCCAGCCTCTGCCTTCAACTTCAGCACCTGCCCTGGCAGTGGGGAGCGTCGGATCTGCTCCCACCACGGG GTCTGCAGCAACGAAGGGAAGTGCATCTGTCAGCCGGACTGGACAGGCAAAGACTGCAGTATCCACAACCCCCTGCCCACGTCTCCACCCACGGGGGAGACGGAGAGATATAAGG GTCCCAGTGGCACCAACATCATCATCGGCTCCATCGCAGGGGCTGTCCTGGTTGCAGCCATCGTCCTGGGTGGCACAGGCTGGGGATTTAA AAACATCCGCCGGGGAAG GTCCGGAGGGGCCTAG
- the ADAM11 gene encoding disintegrin and metalloproteinase domain-containing protein 11 isoform X10 produces MQGTRLPVCYRCPFCSSEPPEAEKEKVRRGHPTVHSETKYVELIVINDHQLFEQMRQSVVLTSNFAKSVVNLADVMYKEQLNTRIVLVAMETWADGDKIQVQDDLLETLARLMVYRREGLPEPSDATHLFSGRTFQSTSSGAAYVGGICSLSRGGGVNEYDNMGAMAVTLAQTLGQNLGMMWNKHRSSAGDCKCPDNWLGCIMEDTGFYLPRKFSRCSIDEYNHFLQEGGGSCLFNKPLKLLDPPECGNGFVEAGEECDCGSAQECGRAGGNCCKKCTLTHDAMCSDGLCCRRCKYEPRGVSCREAVNECDIAETCTGDSSQCPPNLHKLDGYYCDHEQGRCYGGRCKTRDRQCQALWGHVAADRFCYEKLNVEGTERGNCGRKGSGWVQCNKQDVLCGFLLCVNISGAPQLGDLGGDISSVTFYHQGKELDCRGGHVQLADGSDLSYVEDGTACGPNMLCLDHRCLPASAFNFSTCPGSGERRICSHHGVCSNEGKCICQPDWTGKDCSIHNPLPTSPPTGETERYKGPSGTNIIIGSIAGAVLVAAIVLGGTGWGFKNIRRGRYDPTQQGAV; encoded by the exons ATGCAGGGAACCAG GCTGCCTGTTTGCTACCGCTGCCCGTTCTGCTCCTCTGAGCCGCCTGAGgctgagaaggaaaag GTCCGCCGGGGCCACCCTACAGTGCACAGTGAGACGAAGTACGTGGAGCTGATCGTGATCAATGACCACCAGCTG TTTGAGCAGATGCGACAGTCGGTAGTCCTCACCAGCAACTTTGCCAAATCTGTGGTGAACTTGGCAGATGTG ATGTACAAGGAGCAGCTCAATACTCGTATAGTGCTGGTTGCCATGGAAACGTGGGCAGATGGGGATAAGATCCAGGTGCAGGATGACCTCCTGGAGACCCTGGCCCGGCTCATGGTCTACCGGCGAGAGGGTCTTCCTGAACCCAGTGATGCCACCCACCTCTTCTC GGGCAGGACTTTCCAGAGCACCAGTAGCGGGGCTGCCTACGTGGGGGGCATCTGCTCCCTGTCCAGGGGTGGGGGTGTGAATGAG TATGACAACATGGGGGCCATGGCGGTGACCCTGGCCCAGACACTGGGACAGAACCTGGGCATGATGTGGAATAAACACCGGAGCTCGGCAG GGGACTGCAAGTGTCCGGACAACTGGCTGGGCTGTATCATGGAGGACACTGG GTTCTACCTGCCCCGCAAGTTCTCACGCTGCAGCATCGACGAGTACAACCATTTTCTGCAGGAGGGTGGCGGGAGCTGCCTCTTCAACAAGCCCCTCAAG CTCCTGGACCCGCCCGAGTGCGGGAACGGCTTcgtggaggcaggggaggagtGCGACTGCGGCTCGGCGCAG GAGTGCGGTCGCGCGGGCGGAAACTGTTGCAAGAAATGCACCCTGACTCACGACGCCATGTGCAGCGACGGGCTCTGCTGTCGCCGCTGCAAG tACGAGCCGCGCGGCGTGTCCTGCAGAGAGGCCGTGAACGAGTGCGACATCGCGGAGACCTGCACCGGAGACTCGAGCCAG TGTCCCCCTAACCTGCACAAGCTGGATGGTTACTACTGTGATCATGAACAG GGCCGGTGCTATGGGGGTCGCTGCAAAACCCGGGACCGCCAGTGCCAAGCCCTTTGGGGCCATG TGGCTGCTGATCGATTCTGCTATGAGAAGCTGAATGTGGAAGGAACAGAGCGTGGGAACTGTGGGCGCAAGGGGTCAGGCTGGGTCCAGTGCAATAAACA GGATGTGCTCTGTGGCTTCCTCCTCTGTGTCAACATCTCTGGAGCTCCTCAGCTGGGGGACCTAGGGGGAGACATCAGCAGTGTCACCTTCTACCACCAGGGCAAGGAGCTGGACTGCAG GGGTGGCCATGTGCAGCTGGCTGATGGCTCAGACCTGAGCTATGTGGAGGATGGGACAGCCTGTGGGCCCAACATGCTGTGCCTGGATCACCGCTGCCTGCCAGCCTCTGCCTTCAACTTCAGCACCTGCCCTGGCAGTGGGGAGCGTCGGATCTGCTCCCACCACGGG GTCTGCAGCAACGAAGGGAAGTGCATCTGTCAGCCGGACTGGACAGGCAAAGACTGCAGTATCCACAACCCCCTGCCCACGTCTCCACCCACGGGGGAGACGGAGAGATATAAGG GTCCCAGTGGCACCAACATCATCATCGGCTCCATCGCAGGGGCTGTCCTGGTTGCAGCCATCGTCCTGGGTGGCACAGGCTGGGGATTTAA AAACATCCGCCGGGGAAGGTACGACCCGACCCAGCAGGGGGCAGTGTGA